One window of Phycisphaeraceae bacterium genomic DNA carries:
- a CDS encoding alpha/beta hydrolase — translation MPRSSASTIDSAHSAQVTSLGGLRLDGACQQLSATGISIEGAHGPVPATLVDVGPRSKSVPPFVFLHGLVGLNEHWENVVRRFSTTARCIMLQIPLLDLSGEDCSIQGVSALTARFLESYFGNEGSLPVALVGNSFGGHVALRLAIERPDLVQALVLAGSSGLIEKSMVSDVQIRPSREWLRRKIGELFYDRKHLNENDIERAYKELSSRSGARAMVKLSRSARRNHLGSKLGQIRVPTLLIWGREDIVTPPEAAEGFRASIPSSRIVWFDRCGHAPMIECPEQFADAMTGFISDIRR, via the coding sequence ATGCCACGATCATCCGCGAGCACCATCGATTCTGCGCATTCCGCTCAGGTGACAAGCCTTGGCGGTCTTCGCCTCGACGGAGCATGCCAACAGCTCTCGGCAACGGGAATCTCGATCGAGGGCGCGCACGGCCCAGTTCCCGCCACGCTTGTCGATGTCGGCCCGCGGTCGAAGTCCGTGCCCCCCTTCGTCTTCCTGCACGGGCTTGTGGGCCTGAACGAACACTGGGAAAACGTTGTTCGCCGCTTCAGCACCACCGCTCGCTGCATCATGCTGCAGATCCCTCTGCTCGACCTCAGCGGCGAAGATTGCTCCATCCAAGGCGTCTCGGCTCTCACGGCCCGGTTTCTCGAGAGCTACTTCGGCAACGAAGGGTCGCTTCCGGTCGCCCTCGTTGGGAATTCCTTCGGAGGTCATGTTGCCCTTCGTCTGGCGATCGAACGCCCCGACCTGGTGCAAGCCCTCGTTTTGGCGGGCTCGTCCGGCCTGATCGAAAAATCGATGGTGAGCGATGTGCAGATCCGTCCCAGCCGCGAGTGGCTCCGCCGAAAGATCGGCGAGCTCTTTTACGATCGCAAGCACCTGAACGAGAACGACATCGAGCGCGCGTACAAGGAGCTTTCGAGCCGATCCGGCGCCCGTGCGATGGTCAAACTCAGCCGCTCCGCCAGGCGCAACCACTTGGGCAGCAAGCTGGGGCAGATTCGCGTGCCAACGCTTTTGATCTGGGGCCGCGAAGACATCGTGACACCGCCCGAGGCCGCCGAGGGTTTTCGAGCGTCCATACCGAGCAGCCGCATCGTGTGGTTCGACCGCTGCGGACACGCGCCGATGATTGAATGCCCGGAACAATTCGCCGACGCGATGACCGGTTTTATTTCCGACATCCGTCGCTGA
- a CDS encoding SDR family oxidoreductase → MPAQTLTALITGGTRRVGLAIARALVGCAAADRSSNEKPNTTLILTSRDPDSTEAQNARGVLKALGARVELERFDPGDSESVASLAQRLKEKHASLDALVLNASSYAPTPLRQLTSDNLSDFMTINAFSPVLLVEELLTLLEKSTLPGGAGIVAMVDMHVLGRPRKDLLAYSMSKAALLEAVRSLARELAPKIRINAVAPGVVAWPEAGKESGEAFRREYLSRVPLQRAGTPEDAAETVRWLALDARYVTGEVVRVDGGRWLA, encoded by the coding sequence ATGCCGGCACAAACGCTCACAGCACTCATCACCGGCGGTACTCGACGCGTCGGGCTTGCCATTGCGAGGGCGCTCGTGGGGTGCGCCGCCGCCGACCGGTCCTCGAACGAAAAACCGAATACGACACTTATCCTGACTTCACGCGATCCTGATTCGACCGAAGCGCAGAACGCGCGGGGTGTTCTCAAAGCGCTCGGCGCCCGCGTCGAGTTGGAGCGTTTCGATCCCGGCGACAGCGAATCCGTCGCATCGCTCGCCCAACGCTTGAAGGAAAAGCATGCTTCTCTCGATGCGCTCGTGCTCAACGCAAGCAGCTACGCCCCGACTCCGTTGCGACAACTGACCTCGGATAATCTTTCGGATTTCATGACCATCAACGCCTTTTCGCCGGTGTTGCTCGTCGAAGAGTTGTTGACGCTGCTGGAAAAATCGACTCTGCCCGGCGGAGCCGGCATTGTCGCGATGGTGGACATGCACGTGCTCGGCCGGCCTCGGAAAGACTTGCTCGCCTACTCGATGAGCAAGGCCGCACTTTTGGAGGCGGTCCGCTCGCTCGCGCGCGAACTCGCGCCCAAGATCCGGATCAACGCCGTCGCGCCGGGCGTGGTCGCATGGCCGGAAGCGGGAAAAGAATCGGGCGAAGCGTTTCGGCGGGAGTACCTGAGCCGGGTTCCGCTGCAGCGCGCCGGGACACCCGAAGATGCCGCGGAAACCGTGCGGTGGCTCGCGCTCGATGCCCGATACGTCACAGGCGAAGTCGTCCGCGTCGATGGCGGACGCTGGCTCGCGTGA
- a CDS encoding GH3 auxin-responsive promoter family protein: MAPTIQLLPDLPPGPARFRDRPSWTTLIGAGLRTYLTPRARKLADTRFWRSNTHAIQRKTLRDLLRTAAPTRFGRENKFAALASTADAELIDAYRKSFPVRDWYSFKDQIARMREGGEPDVLWPGLVRDFAQTSGTTAGDKFIPVSAEMMRSNFRASLDIFAHLANQNVKLASLLTGKCLFLGGSTNLDTNSHGIRTGDLSGLVTPLIRWPISSIYLPGPEVALMSHWPSKIEAMALRCINEDVRMISGMPSWAMVLAERLIELARARGITSRVPGEDGVPITTLRQVWPNLTLFVHGGVRYQPFDPRVRQVYSGSPTGADIAHRFELYPASEAFIAMQDAPNPIGAPPGSSHPSLRLNADLGNYFEFVPIERINDPDPEAFSADQVEKGQRYCVILTTCAGLWRYNIGDVVEFDGICDGPDRRGDGPSRLRIVGRHRHFVNAFGENLIVEHIETAVAEAARAADFLVGEFTAAPVYPSGPRRAGLELAIEIESKPEASGGSLERFRDAFDASLKKQNVDYTTKRTDGVGMSLPTITPLRPGAFHRWLESRGKLGGQHKCPRCANSRELLEQIVQFSGDR; the protein is encoded by the coding sequence ATGGCCCCGACGATTCAACTGCTGCCCGACCTGCCTCCCGGCCCCGCGCGGTTCCGCGATCGCCCGAGTTGGACGACGCTCATCGGCGCGGGTCTTCGGACATACCTAACACCACGTGCTCGCAAACTCGCGGACACGCGATTTTGGCGATCGAACACTCATGCGATCCAGCGGAAGACTCTGCGCGATCTCCTCCGAACCGCAGCGCCCACGCGTTTCGGCCGGGAGAACAAGTTTGCCGCGCTCGCAAGCACCGCCGACGCGGAGCTCATCGACGCCTATCGAAAGTCATTTCCGGTGCGCGACTGGTACTCGTTCAAAGATCAAATCGCGCGCATGCGCGAAGGGGGCGAGCCAGATGTTCTCTGGCCCGGACTCGTGCGCGATTTCGCGCAGACCAGCGGCACGACCGCCGGTGATAAATTCATCCCGGTTTCAGCGGAGATGATGCGCTCCAACTTTCGTGCATCGCTCGATATCTTCGCGCATCTTGCAAATCAGAACGTCAAGCTCGCGAGCCTCCTCACCGGGAAATGTCTTTTCCTGGGCGGCTCGACCAACCTCGACACGAATTCGCACGGCATACGAACCGGCGACCTTTCGGGCCTTGTCACGCCGCTCATTCGCTGGCCGATCTCCAGTATCTATCTTCCGGGTCCCGAAGTCGCGCTCATGAGCCACTGGCCGAGCAAGATCGAGGCGATGGCGCTCCGCTGCATCAACGAAGACGTTCGCATGATCTCCGGCATGCCGAGCTGGGCGATGGTGCTCGCCGAACGCCTGATCGAACTCGCTCGCGCCCGCGGTATCACCAGCCGCGTGCCCGGCGAAGACGGCGTGCCGATCACGACACTGCGACAGGTCTGGCCGAACCTCACGCTCTTTGTCCACGGCGGGGTGCGCTACCAGCCGTTCGATCCGCGTGTGCGCCAGGTCTACTCCGGTTCGCCCACCGGCGCCGACATCGCCCACCGCTTCGAGCTCTATCCGGCCTCCGAGGCGTTCATCGCGATGCAGGATGCACCGAATCCGATCGGCGCACCCCCGGGCTCTTCGCATCCTTCGCTCCGCCTCAACGCCGACCTCGGCAATTACTTCGAGTTCGTGCCGATCGAAAGAATCAACGACCCGGATCCCGAAGCCTTCAGCGCCGATCAGGTTGAAAAAGGACAGCGCTACTGCGTCATTCTCACGACATGCGCCGGACTCTGGCGCTACAACATCGGCGACGTCGTTGAGTTCGACGGTATCTGCGACGGACCAGATCGCCGCGGCGACGGACCCAGCCGGCTTCGGATCGTCGGTCGACATCGCCACTTCGTCAACGCTTTCGGCGAGAACCTCATTGTCGAGCACATCGAAACCGCCGTCGCGGAAGCAGCCCGTGCCGCGGATTTCCTGGTCGGCGAATTCACCGCAGCTCCGGTCTATCCGAGCGGCCCGCGACGCGCGGGTCTCGAACTCGCGATCGAGATCGAGTCCAAGCCCGAAGCGTCCGGCGGTTCGCTCGAACGGTTCCGCGACGCGTTCGACGCGAGCCTCAAAAAGCAGAACGTCGATTACACGACCAAACGCACCGACGGCGTCGGCATGTCCCTCCCGACAATCACGCCACTGCGGCCCGGCGCGTTCCATCGCTGGCTCGAATCCCGCGGCAAGCTCGGCGGGCAGCACAAATGCCCCCGCTGCGCCAACTCCCGCGAGCTTCTCGAACAGATAGTGCAATTCTCGGGCGACCGGTAA
- a CDS encoding ABC transporter ATP-binding protein, whose product MTAVAASKSSLRPNAKGDVILRAENLRKTYQLGRTKVPVLRGVDLSIREGESIAVLGASGSGKSTLLHLLGGLDNVDAPSPDVPAPAIMFRGQDLTKVSTRVLDGYRRRRVGFVFQFYHLLPELTVLQNVTIAAMTAMGTLEYWRNRATIRTHARELLERIGLSHRIAHRPAELSGGERQRVAIARALINKPDLLLADEPTGNLDRVTGASILDLFTSLHKDGQSMVIVTHDETTAARSDRIVRLVDGKVQNGQ is encoded by the coding sequence TTGACCGCCGTCGCCGCTTCCAAATCTTCGCTCCGGCCAAACGCCAAAGGCGACGTCATTCTCCGCGCCGAGAATCTGCGGAAGACTTATCAGCTGGGCCGGACCAAGGTCCCGGTTTTGCGCGGCGTTGATCTGAGTATCCGCGAAGGGGAATCCATCGCCGTGCTCGGTGCCTCCGGCTCGGGGAAGAGCACGCTGCTCCATTTGCTCGGCGGGCTCGACAATGTCGACGCGCCGTCCCCCGATGTTCCAGCGCCCGCGATCATGTTCCGTGGACAGGACCTCACCAAAGTCTCCACGCGCGTGCTCGATGGCTACCGGCGCCGGCGCGTTGGCTTCGTTTTCCAGTTCTACCACCTGCTCCCTGAATTGACGGTGCTACAGAACGTCACGATCGCAGCGATGACCGCCATGGGCACTCTCGAATACTGGCGGAATCGCGCCACCATCCGGACGCACGCGCGGGAGTTGCTCGAACGCATCGGGCTTTCGCACCGGATCGCTCACCGGCCGGCGGAACTTTCCGGCGGCGAGCGTCAGCGAGTCGCGATTGCGCGTGCTCTTATCAACAAGCCCGACTTGCTCCTCGCCGATGAACCGACCGGCAACCTCGATCGGGTGACCGGAGCATCCATCCTCGATCTGTTCACAAGCTTGCACAAAGACGGACAATCGATGGTGATCGTCACGCACGACGAAACAACCGCGGCACGTTCCGACCGCATCGTGAGGCTGGTGGACGGCAAGGTCCAGAACGGTCAGTGA
- a CDS encoding ABC transporter permease — MPDTSQAKSSASMADAGSREIDRDDSLPRYPHPHVYQLLLTKRYLSSKIMPLLAALAVALCTAMVIVVWSVMGGFLVMLINSGRTLSGDVSISWPITGFAYYEDLIKRLEADPEVAAAAPVIETYGLIGLPDGRTETVSIKGIDGPSFSRVTDFEKTLYWRPIDKPNEKDTTRQDLRLGKHDLWKQLLEGGKRLVRTEISKTDRRTVERPAVVPGISVSGFNFREPWGFYPGLPMIRTTEGEKKPVDMFMLPVDGTVTLNVLPMDSKGRAIEMVARTFPVANEFHSGLYEIDHRTVFVQLNALQEMLKMDRAAKIDTSGGSIKLSQNPDDERFLPRKVISEDPARVTSVLVRSKRDSFDMADADRLAKRVATIYEQFAAAHEGKVPDPTSIRILTWVDQNRTMITAVKKETGLVLFIFCFVSLTAVFLVLAIFWAMVSEKTRDIGVLRAVGASRSGVAGLWLLYGLAIGIAGSAAGFALAYVVVTNINAIHEWIGQHLDLYIWDPRVYYFTRIPSDLDPFHVLVVLCGGLLASCLGALWPAARAARMNPVQALRFE; from the coding sequence ATGCCCGATACGTCACAGGCGAAGTCGTCCGCGTCGATGGCGGACGCTGGCTCGCGTGAAATCGATCGCGATGATTCCCTGCCCCGCTACCCTCACCCGCACGTGTACCAACTGCTCCTGACAAAACGGTACCTTTCGAGCAAGATCATGCCGCTGCTCGCGGCACTTGCCGTCGCGCTCTGCACGGCGATGGTCATCGTCGTCTGGTCGGTGATGGGCGGTTTTCTTGTCATGCTCATTAATTCCGGGCGCACGCTTTCCGGAGATGTTTCGATCTCCTGGCCGATCACCGGCTTTGCGTACTACGAGGATCTGATCAAGCGGCTCGAAGCCGATCCGGAGGTTGCCGCGGCAGCGCCGGTGATCGAGACGTACGGGCTCATTGGCCTGCCCGACGGGCGCACCGAAACGGTGTCGATTAAGGGCATCGATGGCCCGTCTTTCTCGCGGGTGACCGATTTTGAAAAGACGCTGTACTGGCGCCCGATCGACAAACCCAACGAAAAAGATACGACACGCCAGGATCTTCGCCTCGGCAAGCACGACCTCTGGAAGCAACTCCTCGAGGGCGGCAAGCGACTGGTGCGCACCGAGATCTCCAAGACGGATCGACGGACCGTGGAGCGCCCCGCCGTCGTCCCGGGCATTTCGGTCAGCGGATTCAACTTCCGCGAGCCATGGGGTTTCTATCCAGGCCTTCCGATGATCCGCACGACCGAGGGCGAAAAGAAGCCGGTGGACATGTTCATGCTGCCCGTCGATGGAACGGTCACGCTCAACGTGCTCCCGATGGACAGCAAAGGCCGGGCGATCGAGATGGTGGCGCGCACGTTCCCGGTGGCGAACGAGTTCCACTCGGGCCTCTACGAGATCGATCACCGAACTGTTTTTGTGCAGTTGAACGCGCTGCAGGAAATGCTGAAGATGGACCGTGCCGCGAAAATCGACACTTCCGGCGGCAGCATCAAACTCTCGCAGAATCCGGACGACGAACGGTTTCTCCCTCGGAAAGTGATCAGCGAAGATCCGGCGCGCGTGACGAGCGTCCTCGTGCGGAGCAAGCGCGACTCGTTCGACATGGCCGACGCGGATCGGCTCGCCAAGCGCGTCGCAACGATCTACGAGCAATTTGCCGCGGCACACGAGGGCAAGGTTCCCGATCCGACATCGATCCGGATTCTGACTTGGGTCGATCAGAACCGCACGATGATCACGGCGGTCAAGAAGGAAACCGGGCTCGTGCTGTTTATCTTCTGCTTTGTCTCGCTCACCGCGGTGTTTCTGGTGCTCGCCATCTTCTGGGCGATGGTGAGCGAGAAAACACGCGACATCGGCGTGCTCCGTGCGGTCGGTGCTTCTCGCTCGGGAGTCGCGGGATTGTGGTTGCTCTACGGGCTGGCGATAGGAATTGCCGGATCGGCCGCTGGTTTCGCGCTCGCCTACGTCGTCGTCACCAACATCAACGCGATCCACGAGTGGATCGGACAGCATCTCGACCTCTACATCTGGGATCCGCGCGTGTACTACTTCACCCGCATTCCGAGCGATCTTGACCCCTTCCACGTTCTGGTGGTTCTTTGCGGCGGCCTGCTCGCAAGCTGCCTCGGCGCGCTCTGGCCCGCGGCACGCGCCGCCCGCATGAACCCCGTCCAGGCATTGCGATTCGAGTAA